A single genomic interval of Acetobacteraceae bacterium harbors:
- a CDS encoding DUF2501 domain-containing protein, giving the protein MLFHHFRFSCAAVSCAAIGALVAASGANAQTVVQGNPSAVPGMQSNVVPSGSVPVMRQQGAAVVPGKMQAVGGKNLSNTVLTAKSPGVLGSDGLPDITSAGPGNVAGLLAYCVQNKIGSRGMTRVVGHSLAKRGDVQSDQFYSLGGRGLLQTASAETFDVSTLSKSSRVKLCTDLAIRGKGFGTDRAKAMAK; this is encoded by the coding sequence ATGTTATTTCATCATTTCAGATTTTCGTGTGCCGCCGTATCTTGCGCGGCAATCGGCGCGCTTGTCGCGGCGAGTGGCGCCAATGCCCAGACGGTCGTGCAAGGTAACCCATCGGCCGTGCCGGGTATGCAGTCCAACGTTGTGCCTTCAGGCTCGGTGCCTGTCATGCGCCAACAGGGCGCTGCCGTGGTACCCGGCAAAATGCAGGCGGTGGGGGGCAAAAACCTCTCCAACACGGTTCTGACCGCCAAAAGCCCCGGCGTGCTCGGTAGTGACGGCTTGCCGGATATTACATCTGCCGGACCGGGCAACGTTGCCGGTCTGCTCGCTTATTGCGTGCAGAATAAAATCGGCTCTCGCGGCATGACGCGCGTTGTCGGACACTCACTTGCGAAACGCGGTGATGTGCAGAGTGACCAGTTTTACTCACTGGGTGGGCGGGGGCTGCTACAAACCGCGTCTGCGGAGACATTTGACGTTTCGACCCTCAGCAAGTCAAGCCGCGTCAAACTCTGCACGGATCTGGCCATCCGTGGGAAAGGGTTCGGCACAGATCGCGCCAAGGCGATGGCTAAGTAA
- a CDS encoding S9 family peptidase, with product MQPPAPRSVPVETTQLGRSRTDPYAWMKDENWQEVLQQPEILREDIAKHLMAENACADAILADMAPERERLFEEMMGRTPGAEESVPWPDGAWEYASRFREGSEYSIFFRRHIESGREEILLDANREAGQYAYFALSETSHSPDHRYFIYAVDTQGSEIYRIVLKDVANGEIIGQEITDSTGRFVVSPDSAWIFWIWRDQHGRPRKVFRRPITGGDDTLIFEETNPGYFLTLQETLSRKWIMLGRGNHDTNETRLIDACTPTETPRIFRPARTGVRYHLTHWHDRFMIVTNEDAIDFKIMQASDDAAAWEDWKPFLPMKAGHFVMSVSACNTHLAWAERVDGNVDIRFIPRDTAGDIRAQSTAIKPEEAAFDLTPLGFLEYDKSLLRYVYASPTTPPEWFDYEVASGRKNFRKRRDVPSGHQAADYRVERLFATAVDGARIPITILSRKNTARDGTAPLLLYGYGSYGIPMDAEFSISALSLADRGWFYAVAHVRGGSEKGWSWFLDGRGEKKTNSFTDFITCARHLIDKNFVRQGRIVAQGASAGGLLMGAVTNMAPDLFGGIAAQVPFVDMLNTMSDAHLPLTPPEWPEWGNPLDDEAAYDRIAGYSPYDNIAPRLYPPILATGGLTDPRVTYWEPAKWIAKLRAIAQGGPFLCKINMEAGHGGASGRYRRLKDIAMIYSFAIWALSDRKPS from the coding sequence ATGCAGCCACCGGCACCTCGAAGCGTCCCCGTCGAGACGACACAACTCGGCCGGTCCCGCACAGATCCCTACGCCTGGATGAAGGATGAAAACTGGCAGGAAGTCTTGCAACAGCCGGAAATCCTCCGTGAAGACATTGCAAAGCATCTGATGGCCGAGAACGCCTGCGCCGATGCCATCCTCGCCGATATGGCGCCGGAGCGAGAACGGCTTTTTGAGGAAATGATGGGTCGCACGCCCGGCGCGGAAGAAAGCGTCCCCTGGCCTGACGGCGCATGGGAATATGCATCGCGATTTCGGGAAGGCAGTGAATATTCGATTTTTTTTCGCCGTCACATCGAAAGCGGTCGAGAGGAGATCCTTCTCGATGCTAATCGTGAGGCGGGTCAATATGCTTATTTCGCGCTGTCGGAAACTTCGCATTCGCCGGATCATCGCTATTTCATTTACGCGGTTGACACGCAAGGGTCTGAAATTTACCGCATCGTCCTTAAAGATGTGGCGAACGGCGAAATCATCGGGCAGGAAATCACCGATTCGACAGGGCGCTTTGTCGTCTCACCCGATAGTGCATGGATCTTCTGGATCTGGCGGGATCAGCATGGTCGGCCTCGCAAAGTCTTTCGTCGCCCCATCACGGGTGGTGACGACACGCTGATATTTGAGGAGACCAATCCGGGCTATTTCCTCACTTTGCAGGAAACATTATCCCGCAAATGGATCATGCTGGGCCGGGGTAACCATGACACGAACGAAACCCGTCTGATCGACGCGTGCACCCCGACTGAAACGCCGCGCATCTTCCGTCCGGCACGGACAGGAGTCCGGTATCACCTGACGCACTGGCATGATCGCTTCATGATCGTGACAAATGAGGATGCCATCGATTTCAAAATCATGCAGGCTTCAGATGATGCGGCCGCGTGGGAAGACTGGAAACCGTTTCTGCCGATGAAGGCCGGGCATTTCGTGATGAGTGTCAGCGCGTGCAACACCCACCTCGCCTGGGCGGAGCGCGTCGATGGCAATGTCGATATTCGTTTTATCCCGCGTGACACCGCCGGGGACATACGCGCGCAGAGCACCGCCATCAAGCCGGAAGAAGCCGCTTTCGACCTGACGCCGCTCGGCTTTCTGGAATATGATAAAAGCCTTCTGCGCTACGTCTACGCCTCTCCGACAACACCGCCGGAATGGTTTGATTATGAGGTAGCGTCCGGCCGGAAGAACTTCCGCAAACGTCGCGACGTACCATCCGGCCATCAGGCGGCGGATTATCGTGTCGAGAGACTTTTCGCGACAGCAGTGGATGGCGCGCGCATTCCGATCACAATCTTATCCCGCAAGAATACAGCGCGGGATGGCACGGCCCCTTTGCTGCTCTATGGATATGGCTCTTACGGCATACCGATGGATGCGGAATTCTCCATTTCAGCCTTAAGCCTCGCCGATCGCGGCTGGTTTTACGCTGTCGCACATGTTCGTGGCGGGTCGGAGAAAGGCTGGTCGTGGTTTCTGGACGGGCGCGGCGAAAAGAAGACCAACAGCTTCACCGATTTCATAACCTGTGCCCGACACCTCATTGATAAGAATTTCGTCCGGCAGGGGCGCATTGTAGCGCAGGGTGCTTCAGCGGGCGGGCTGTTGATGGGTGCTGTCACCAATATGGCGCCGGACCTGTTTGGCGGCATTGCGGCGCAGGTTCCGTTTGTCGATATGCTCAACACCATGTCGGACGCGCATTTGCCGCTTACACCCCCTGAATGGCCTGAATGGGGTAACCCCCTCGACGATGAGGCAGCTTATGACCGCATCGCCGGATACTCGCCTTACGATAATATCGCGCCACGCCTTTATCCGCCCATCCTCGCCACAGGCGGATTGACCGACCCCCGCGTGACTTATTGGGAGCCCGCGAAATGGATCGCAAAACTGCGCGCGATCGCCCAAGGCGGCCCCTTTTTGTGCAAAATCAACATGGAGGCCGGACATGGCGGCGCTTCAGGGCGCTATCGTCGGCTGAAGGATATCGCGATGATCTACAGCTTTGCCATATGGGCATTATCGGACAGAAAGCCCTCCTGA